A region from the Dermacentor andersoni chromosome 11, qqDerAnde1_hic_scaffold, whole genome shotgun sequence genome encodes:
- the LOC126539304 gene encoding mitochondrial potassium channel ATP-binding subunit isoform X1 — protein MLYAALRFNGAVCRHHLSLLKFSTRKSVASFCKLSINNSLGGLAKTSATSLPAAGSSRCYHPLQHIFVFGGGCTVTLSIALGRRLLQTRVQCAKHNTRLLDAKKGSTASFDWASFFHFLKPDWLPLLIAVVFSLCALQSALIVAALNIQIPVFLGAVVDVLSRIKSGSSSPGVTAINFFEEIRGPATRLFLIYVMQSVFTAIYISTLSFTGERYATRLRQALLESVLKQDMCFFDKTKTGEIMNCLSGDVQEFKSAFKLCISQGIRSVAQTVGCAISLYYISPKMTMLTVVVMPVMLATGTVFGSFLRVLSRKAQEQSARAAGVADEALSNIRTVRSFAMEDTEVQLFKHEVDKAENLHTALGVGIGCFQGLTNLSLNGVVLGVLYVGGTMMESDSLNAGQVMSFFVSSQIIQRSLSQLFVLFGHYVRGIAAGSRIFELINLKSEVAITGEKQLNLSTLRGDVEFRHVYFAYSTRPDQTVLEDVSLKLPAGKIVAICGPSGSGKSTIAALLERFYDVTGGSITLDGHDLKELDPDWLRRNVIGFIRQEPLLFATTIKENIRYGKPDATDEEVYSAAKQANAHDFIMSFPRQYDTVVGERGITVSGGQKQRIAIARALLKNPQVLILDEATSALDTESETVVQAALDRLSKGRTVLVIAHRLSTIRNADIIAVLLDGNIVEIGDHKSLTRLKGVYWKLTQHHGLHRGVG, from the exons ATGCTGTACGCTGCTTTGAGATTCAACGGTGCGGTCTGCAGGCATCACTTGTCTCTGCTCAAGTTCTCTACTAGGAAAAG TGTGGCCTCCTTTTGCAAGCTCTCTATAAACAACTCACTCGGAGGACTCGCTAAGACTTCCGCAACTTCACTCCCAGCAGCCGGATCATCTCGATGCTATCATCCCCTGCAACATATTTTCGTGTTTGGTGGAGGATGCACTGTGACACTGTCCATTGCCTTGGGCCGGCGCCTGCTGCAGACGAGAGTGCAATGTGCCAAGCACAACACAAGGCTCCTTGATGCCAAAAAGGGCAGCACAGCGTCTTTCGACTGggcttctttttttcacttcttgAAGCCAGACTGGCTCCCACTTCTCATAGCTGTTGTA TTTTCTTTGTGTGCCCTGCAGAGTGCCTTAATTGTTGCTGCTCTCAACATTCAAATCCCGGTGTTCCTGGGTGCAGTTGTTGACGTCCTGAGCAGGATAAAATCTGGCAGCTCAAGCCCTGGCGTAACTGCCATAAACTTTTTTGAGGAAATACGTGGACCAGCAACACGACTTTTTCTCATTTACGTCATGCAA AGTGTGTTTACAGCCATCTACATATCAACGCTGTCCTTCACTGGCGAGCGCTATGCCACGAGGCTTCGCCAAGCGCTGCTCGAGTCTGTGCTCAAGCAGGACATGTGCTTCTTTGACAAGACAAAGACTGGCGAGATCATGAACTG CCTCAGTGGAGATGTACAGGAGTTCAAAAGTGCCTTCAAGCTGTGCATATCGCAAGGAATCAGGAGTGTGGCCCAG ACGGTTGGGTGTGCGATATCACTGTATTATATCTCGCCGAAGATGACCATGTTGACTGTGGTCGTTATGCCTGTGATGTTGGCAACGGGCACGGTATTTGGCTCATTTCTGCGAGTACTCTCTCGGAAAGCACAAGAGCAG AGTGCCCGAGCTGCAGGTGTGGCTGATGAAGCATTGAGCAACATCAGGACAGTTCGCTCATTTGCTATGGAGGACACCGAAGTTCA GCTCTTTAAACATGAAGTTGACAAGGCTGAAAACCTGCATACTGCACTTGGCGTTGGTATTGGCTGCTTTCAGGGACTTACCAACCTCAGCCTCAATG GTGTTGTGCTTGGCGTATTGTATGTTGGAGGCACCATGATGGAATCAGACAGCCTGAATGCTGGCCAGGTTATGTCTTTTTTTGTGTCCAGCCAAATAATTCAGAG GTCACTTTCACAGCTCTTTGTCCTCTTTGGACACTATGTCCGTGGCATCGCTGCTGGATCAAGAATCTTTGAG CTTATCAACTTGAAGAGTGAAGTGGCTATAACTGGAGAAAAGCAGCTAAACCTCAGTACATTGCGCGGGGACGTTGAGTTCCGCCACGTTTATTTTGCCTATTCAACAAGGCCAGACCAG ACTGTTCTTGAAGATGTCTCACTCAAGCTTCCAGCAGGAAAGATAGTAGCCATATGTGGACCGTCAGGCAGCG GCAAGTCCACAATTGCAGCATTACTGGAACGTTTCTACGATGTAACTGGGGGTTCCATAACCTTAGATGGGCATGACTTGAAGGAACTCGACCCTGACTGGCTTCGACGCAATGTGATTGGTTTCATTCGACAG GAACCACTGTTGTTTGCCACAACGATTAAGGAGAACATTCGGTACGGCAAACCTGATGCAACTGATGAAGAG GTGTACAGTGCTGCAAAGCAAGCGAATGCTCATGACTTCATCATGTCGTTTCCACGTCAATACGACACTGTTGTTGGAGAGCGTGGCATCACAGTCTCGGGTGGGCAGAAGCAGCGCATTGCGATCGCCAGGGCATTACTCAAAAACCCGCAAGTGCTTATACTTGATGAAGCCACGAG CGCACTGGACACGGAATCGGAGACGGTAGTTCAGGCAGCCCTAGACAGGCTGAGTAAAG GTCGAACTGTTCTTGTCATTGCGCATCGGCTGTCTACCATCAGAAATGCTGACATCATTGCTGTCTTGCTGGATGGGAACATTGTTGAG ATTGGAGACCACAAGTCTTTGACAAGGCTGAAAGGCGTCTACTGGAAGCTTACCCAACATCATGGGCTCCATAGAGGAGTGGGTTGA
- the LOC126539304 gene encoding mitochondrial potassium channel ATP-binding subunit isoform X2, translating to MLYAALRFNGAVCRHHLSLLKFSTRKSVASFCKLSINNSLGGLAKTSATSLPAAGSSRCYHPLQHIFVFGGGCTVTLSIALGRRLLQTRVQCAKHNTRLLDAKKGSTASFDWASFFHFLKPDWLPLLIAVVSALIVAALNIQIPVFLGAVVDVLSRIKSGSSSPGVTAINFFEEIRGPATRLFLIYVMQSVFTAIYISTLSFTGERYATRLRQALLESVLKQDMCFFDKTKTGEIMNCLSGDVQEFKSAFKLCISQGIRSVAQTVGCAISLYYISPKMTMLTVVVMPVMLATGTVFGSFLRVLSRKAQEQSARAAGVADEALSNIRTVRSFAMEDTEVQLFKHEVDKAENLHTALGVGIGCFQGLTNLSLNGVVLGVLYVGGTMMESDSLNAGQVMSFFVSSQIIQRSLSQLFVLFGHYVRGIAAGSRIFELINLKSEVAITGEKQLNLSTLRGDVEFRHVYFAYSTRPDQTVLEDVSLKLPAGKIVAICGPSGSGKSTIAALLERFYDVTGGSITLDGHDLKELDPDWLRRNVIGFIRQEPLLFATTIKENIRYGKPDATDEEVYSAAKQANAHDFIMSFPRQYDTVVGERGITVSGGQKQRIAIARALLKNPQVLILDEATSALDTESETVVQAALDRLSKGRTVLVIAHRLSTIRNADIIAVLLDGNIVEIGDHKSLTRLKGVYWKLTQHHGLHRGVG from the exons ATGCTGTACGCTGCTTTGAGATTCAACGGTGCGGTCTGCAGGCATCACTTGTCTCTGCTCAAGTTCTCTACTAGGAAAAG TGTGGCCTCCTTTTGCAAGCTCTCTATAAACAACTCACTCGGAGGACTCGCTAAGACTTCCGCAACTTCACTCCCAGCAGCCGGATCATCTCGATGCTATCATCCCCTGCAACATATTTTCGTGTTTGGTGGAGGATGCACTGTGACACTGTCCATTGCCTTGGGCCGGCGCCTGCTGCAGACGAGAGTGCAATGTGCCAAGCACAACACAAGGCTCCTTGATGCCAAAAAGGGCAGCACAGCGTCTTTCGACTGggcttctttttttcacttcttgAAGCCAGACTGGCTCCCACTTCTCATAGCTGTTGTA AGTGCCTTAATTGTTGCTGCTCTCAACATTCAAATCCCGGTGTTCCTGGGTGCAGTTGTTGACGTCCTGAGCAGGATAAAATCTGGCAGCTCAAGCCCTGGCGTAACTGCCATAAACTTTTTTGAGGAAATACGTGGACCAGCAACACGACTTTTTCTCATTTACGTCATGCAA AGTGTGTTTACAGCCATCTACATATCAACGCTGTCCTTCACTGGCGAGCGCTATGCCACGAGGCTTCGCCAAGCGCTGCTCGAGTCTGTGCTCAAGCAGGACATGTGCTTCTTTGACAAGACAAAGACTGGCGAGATCATGAACTG CCTCAGTGGAGATGTACAGGAGTTCAAAAGTGCCTTCAAGCTGTGCATATCGCAAGGAATCAGGAGTGTGGCCCAG ACGGTTGGGTGTGCGATATCACTGTATTATATCTCGCCGAAGATGACCATGTTGACTGTGGTCGTTATGCCTGTGATGTTGGCAACGGGCACGGTATTTGGCTCATTTCTGCGAGTACTCTCTCGGAAAGCACAAGAGCAG AGTGCCCGAGCTGCAGGTGTGGCTGATGAAGCATTGAGCAACATCAGGACAGTTCGCTCATTTGCTATGGAGGACACCGAAGTTCA GCTCTTTAAACATGAAGTTGACAAGGCTGAAAACCTGCATACTGCACTTGGCGTTGGTATTGGCTGCTTTCAGGGACTTACCAACCTCAGCCTCAATG GTGTTGTGCTTGGCGTATTGTATGTTGGAGGCACCATGATGGAATCAGACAGCCTGAATGCTGGCCAGGTTATGTCTTTTTTTGTGTCCAGCCAAATAATTCAGAG GTCACTTTCACAGCTCTTTGTCCTCTTTGGACACTATGTCCGTGGCATCGCTGCTGGATCAAGAATCTTTGAG CTTATCAACTTGAAGAGTGAAGTGGCTATAACTGGAGAAAAGCAGCTAAACCTCAGTACATTGCGCGGGGACGTTGAGTTCCGCCACGTTTATTTTGCCTATTCAACAAGGCCAGACCAG ACTGTTCTTGAAGATGTCTCACTCAAGCTTCCAGCAGGAAAGATAGTAGCCATATGTGGACCGTCAGGCAGCG GCAAGTCCACAATTGCAGCATTACTGGAACGTTTCTACGATGTAACTGGGGGTTCCATAACCTTAGATGGGCATGACTTGAAGGAACTCGACCCTGACTGGCTTCGACGCAATGTGATTGGTTTCATTCGACAG GAACCACTGTTGTTTGCCACAACGATTAAGGAGAACATTCGGTACGGCAAACCTGATGCAACTGATGAAGAG GTGTACAGTGCTGCAAAGCAAGCGAATGCTCATGACTTCATCATGTCGTTTCCACGTCAATACGACACTGTTGTTGGAGAGCGTGGCATCACAGTCTCGGGTGGGCAGAAGCAGCGCATTGCGATCGCCAGGGCATTACTCAAAAACCCGCAAGTGCTTATACTTGATGAAGCCACGAG CGCACTGGACACGGAATCGGAGACGGTAGTTCAGGCAGCCCTAGACAGGCTGAGTAAAG GTCGAACTGTTCTTGTCATTGCGCATCGGCTGTCTACCATCAGAAATGCTGACATCATTGCTGTCTTGCTGGATGGGAACATTGTTGAG ATTGGAGACCACAAGTCTTTGACAAGGCTGAAAGGCGTCTACTGGAAGCTTACCCAACATCATGGGCTCCATAGAGGAGTGGGTTGA